TCCCTGTGCTTGATGTTGGGTTAACCCCAAAAGAAACACAAGGGCTGGAACAATTAATATTCCACCACCAATTCCAACAAACCCACTTAAAATACCTGCAACTACTCCTATAAGAGCAAGAATAACTATCGTGTATAAAGACATGAAATACGATTAAAAGTCGAGGCCTAAAGATAGATAAAACTGTCGGGGTTGGGTTTTACCATCCAATACACCCCAAGCCCAGTCGGCTCTTAAATAATAACCCCAAATTCTACCTCTAAATCCAAATCCATAGCCCCCTACAATCGGGTTAACTCTTTTATTAATTCTAATGGTTAGCGGATTCTGCCTAATGATTTTTGTATTAAAAGTATTCTCATCGGAAAATGGGTTTGCACCCACCCACGCCGTTCCTGCATCGGCGAATAAAACGGATTGGAAAGATTCTAAAAATTCACTTTTTAGCGGTCTTTTAATCAGATATTTAAATAAGGGAACACGTACCTCAGAATTAATCATTGCAAAACTGTTCCCGTTTCTAATGTTGCGGTTAAAACCGCGCATTGGGGTAATGGCAGATTGATAGAAAAATTCGGTCAGATCTGGAAATGGGGTTTCTTCTGTAGTAGGCAAAATCATCCATCGATCTAATCCTCCCATCATATACAACACCTTTCTTCCTCCGCCAGTGGTACTTGCTGAAAGTCTATTTGCCCAAATAATAGTCTTGTGTAGCGGTTGATAATGTCTCAAATCCAGACCTATCACACGCGTTTGGCCATTGCTATTTTCTGGATCTGAATAAAACTCAACAAAGGCCTTGGCTCTGAATCCACTGTATAAATTGGTTCCAAGATTAAGTGAGTTATCGAACACCGACTCTAACTTAACTCCCGCCTGATATCTATATTCATTTGGAATAGCCAGGGTGTTAAAATCTCTAGCGAGCACAACTCCCCTATCTACCCTAACCGTTGGCACACCACTTACCGAAAAAACCTCGTTAATGGGCCATTTTAAAGCATACTGTACAGAATGAGTGGTGGTTCTAAATACGTCTCCCTGAATGTTATCTAGAGAGATTTGAACCCCTTGTTTTTGGTAGGTTAAGGTTTTATCTAACCTTTTTTTTCTATTGCTAACACTAAAAATATAGTCATGGTTGTTAAGACTGAACGAGAATCTTACCCCACCAGAAATTTTATAATCCTCAAAAAGATCTGTTGCACTTAAGCTCAGAAAGGCTCCCAATCCTGGGTTCAATGTATTGGGACCACTTAGTAGTTGGTAAAAGTTGTTTTGGAAATTATTATCCACCTGTGTTTGCACCACGTCGTACGCAAAATTTAGGCGGTAATTTCTGCGCTGAGGTAAAACAAAGCCCGTACTGTCCTTTATTCCCAAGATATTATTTCGAAGTTTGTCTTGCGACTCCTTTTCTTTCTTTTTAGACTCTTCATCAGAAAAAACGTAATTATCGAAGTCTATACCTCCATCATCCTTCCTTTTAGCTGGAATAGCATTATTGGTTTCTGGGACATTATCTTCGTAGGGGTTGGAATAGTCTTTTTCTAATTCCGAATTGGGGATTTTTTCTTTGGCATTTTCCATGGCCTCACTATCAAGCCCCATGAAATCAACCTTCTTTATACTTTTCAGCGATAGCAGCTTAAGCTCAGCCAATGAAACCACTGAATCTTCTGTCAGTTTTCCCTCATAAAATTCAAACTCGCCATCTCTAAAAGTCAGATATTGATACTTATCCGAATTAATTTGAACAGAGTAATCTATTATGTTTCGCCTAAGATTACTTAGCGGGTATTGGCTGGCAAAATATTGATAGTGTATTGCAGTATCTACTCTCAAAATGGTACTATCGTATTTGGCATAAAAGCGATTTATAACCCCTGCTTGGTCGCTCAGGAAAGTGTATTTATTGCTACCGTATTCAAAGGCATCCAGCTCATCGTACCCTGGGGTAAAGGTAATTTGCTCCAAACTACCCTGCCCTTCGTCTTTTAGATGATACACATAAATATCGAAGTTCCCTGTATAGGTTGAATCTTTCTTGTTGTATCCCAACTGGGTATTCGTTCTATTGGATGAAAAAACTATTGCCTCATCATTCTGAATAAATCTTGGATTTAGATCATCAAAAAGATCATTCGTTAACTTTTCGTGCCTATTTCCAATTACATAATACTTGTAGAGGTTGGTCTTTCCGTTTTGAGTGGCACTAAAAACCATCAATTTCCCGCTATTGGAAAAGTCCATATCCAGGATGTTGTCAATGGCAAAAATCTCTTTTCGATTAGACTTCCCATCCGTTAGAGAATACAAATTCAGATATAATTTTCCCCTTATGTATTCTGTATATGCCAATATTTTCCCATTGGGATGCCAACAAATAATTGGATGGGAATTATCAATAATCCTATTGATTTTATGAGAACCCTTTACAATCTTTTTCCTCTTTCCTGTTTTTAGGTCTTTAACGTAAATTCTATACTGCCCTAAAATGTTGGTAGCGTATGCCAATTTATCAGCTTTGGGACTGAGTCTAGCGTGGGTAACGTTTTGATTACGCCCAATCTTAACGTCTATTTTCTTCTGTTTAGGATCCTTTCTAGCAGACTCGTCTTCCTTAAATTTTTCTTGGAAAAACTCCATGTGCTCAAGGGAAAGTAAATCCAAATCCATCCCCAACACATACATAAACCCGGTTTCTATACTCCTACTTAATCGGGTCATGTACAAAATATTTGCAATAACCTGTTCACCGTAAGTTCGGGCTATGTAATACCATATGGAGTGTCCAGCATACTTAGCTTCATCACCAGTTAGTCTATTAAAATATTCGTACCTACCACTAAGAACCCCATCCTTCACAGAGTTTTCTATTTCGGTATTCCAGCCCTTACTTAGGTATGAAACCAAACCCTTTCTATACCACTCGGGCATACTTAGAAAGGTAGAACTCCTTACCATTTCGGTAATATCTCCTCCATACATTAACTGGTTGAGAATAACTTCTGCAATTCCAGAACGGATTTGAGCATCTAGTTTTTCGTGGGTTCCTTCGTAAAAAACAAACACTTTATTTCCGACAATTCGGGTTGTTCCCCCAACATTATTATTGGAATTGGCATCTATACCAATGTTTGACTGCTTAAAATCTGAATAGGATTTATAAACAATAAACTGGACTTTATCTTCCAATGGGAAATCCAATCTACTTTCCATTTCCGGCATTATTTCCAATGCCCTTTTGGATACGTAGGCTGCCAAACCCTCCCCTTCCTTATAGAAATAAACATTGAAATACTTGTACCGGTAGTACTGCCAGAAGAATTCTTGATACTGCACTCTATTCTTCCCAAAAGACTGGTCACTTCCGGAATAAAATTGACCTTGAACCCCTGTAATAAGTCCTAAAAAAATGAATATTAGTAGTCGCAGTTTCATTTGCACCTAAAAGTAAGAATATTTGCATCGCGCCTTTTTAAATTAAGGCATTTCAACAAAAATTAAAGATCACATGCACATCGAGAAATTTACATTTAACCCATTTCAAGAAAACACATATGTGCTTAGCCATAACAACAAAGCAATAGTTTTTGATCCCGGTTGTTTTAACGCCGCAGAACAAAAAATTCTAACAGACTATCTAGAAAGTAACGAATTAGAATTGGTTGGATTGTGGGCTACCCACTGCCATCTCGACCATGTATTTGGTGCAGAGGCACTTATGGACAAGTATAAACTTCCGTTTTGCATTCCCGAAAAGGATGTATTCACTTACGAAATGGCTCCAAAATCTGCAGCATTTTTTGGAATCCCCGACTTTCAAGTACCTGAGGCAGATGCATCCATTAAACCGGGTCAATATCAGTTCCAGGGAATAAACTACGAAATCCGCTTTACCCCAGGACATAGTGTTGGACACGTAGTTTTTGTTTTTCACGAGCAAAAAATGGTTATCGCCGGAGATGTGTTATTTGATGGCAGTATTGGGAGAACCGACCTTCCAGGGGGTGATTTCGACACCCTGGCCACCAGTATTAAAACACAATTGTACACCCTTCCAGATGACTATACAGTATACTGCGGGCACGGTCCAGAAACAACTATAGGGAAAGAAAAAAGCACTAACCCATTCGTTAGTGCTTAGTGCTTTTTAATAGAGCTGAATTTTCCTTTTGCGTCTTCGGGTGTTGTTGAGATCAATATCCGAAACGCCAACTTTACAAGGCTTTCTACGTGGAGGTTTATGATACATAACCTTAACACTTAAAAGCATAGGCCAGTACTCACTGTTCCAATAAGTTTGAGTAACCTTTGCATTTTGGGTTTGCTTTAGGTTTACCAATGGCACTTCAAACCCTGGCACAATAAATAACTCCCTGTGAATTTTTATCCCCACGTTAATACGTGCATGAGCAAAGAAACGTACTGTCTCTGGAAATCTATAACCAGTAATTGAAGTATCTGGGATACTGTAAGACTCCGTACCACCCACGCGAAAATCGGCGTTTAATCCCATTCCTGGCATAATAAAAACGCTCTCACTAATTTGAATGTAATGGTTCAAATTAAGGTTGGCGGTAATGTTATAATCAGACCAACGACCCTCATCGTCGAATTGCTCTGGTGGAATTGAATTATCGTCTTTAAAAAATAGATTTCCTCTAGTGTCTTGGTTATAAATTACCCCCTTAAAAGCCAAACCATAATCGATAAGATTAATAAATGGACTATTGGGAAGTAAATTAAATCTACCCGCTCCCAGGTAAATAAAAGGGAAACTAGATGGCGTTATATCGGCTACTACCAAAGAATCTTGAGTTTCTTTGATAATGCGATTTTTCATTTCACCTTGGGTGTAGGCATAGGTAATTCCCGGTTCAAAAAACCACCCGCCTTTGGGGTAACCTATGGCCTCGGTAAAAATGGGATTTAAACGTCTTTTGTATTGAGCATCTACCTGAACAACAGCAGATAAGACTAAAATTATAACAAGAATTCTCTTCATTCCAGCAAAAAATCAGCTCGAAGATACTAATTCTAGTATCTCATTCTCAATTTCTGGACTATCCCAAATTTCCTCAATTTTAGAATGCAACATGATTTTATCCATTATTCGAGCTTGTTTTCGACCAATGGCTTGCGCCTTAGAATAGGATGCGTTGCTAAAGGTGACCAACGAATATTTCGGAATCCATTGGTCGGGATATTTAGATGCCATTTTATGCTCTATACGCTTTCGAAGTAGAAACATAGGGTTTGCCGTTCCATCGCGCATTTCCAAGTAATTTTCCACCGCCATTTCGGCTATGGCATTGGTATTGGGTATTCGGGATGCACTAAATTCTGCAAACATCTCTTCGCTTAACTCTCCGTTGTACTTTTTAAGAAGTTTATCGAATTCGTTACAATCTTCAAATCCACTGTTCATTCCCTGCCCATAAAATGGAACAATTGCGTGCGATGCATCGCCAATCAGCATTACGTTGTTCTTGTAATTCCAAGGCTGACAACGTATGGTAATCAATGATGAGGTTGGATTCTCAAAGTAATCCTCCAATAAATTTGGCATTAGATCCAAGGCATCTGGAAAGTTTGCTTTGAAGAAAGACTCCAACTGCTGGGCGTCTTTAATACGATCGAACCCAGGGTCGCCACTAAAGGGCATAAATAAGGTACAGGTAAAGCTCCCATCTATGTTCGCCAAAGCGATTAACATATACTTTCCACGGGGCCATATATGCAAGGCATTGGGATCTATTCTGTGCCCACCTCCATCTGCTGGCGGTATGCGTAGCTCTTTGTAGCCGTGATCTAAATATGATTGCGAGAAATTAAACCGGTCGGTCTTCATTAACGCCTGTCTTACCACAGAATAGGCTCCATCTGAGCCGAAAATGTAGTCGTAGGTATCGCTAAAATCTTCTTTCTTAACCTCGTCGTAACCGGCAATTAAACGCTCATATACATTTACATAATTCACCTTTCGATTAAACAAAAAGCGAATATTTGGC
The genomic region above belongs to Luteibaculum oceani and contains:
- a CDS encoding MBL fold metallo-hydrolase; the protein is MHIEKFTFNPFQENTYVLSHNNKAIVFDPGCFNAAEQKILTDYLESNELELVGLWATHCHLDHVFGAEALMDKYKLPFCIPEKDVFTYEMAPKSAAFFGIPDFQVPEADASIKPGQYQFQGINYEIRFTPGHSVGHVVFVFHEQKMVIAGDVLFDGSIGRTDLPGGDFDTLATSIKTQLYTLPDDYTVYCGHGPETTIGKEKSTNPFVSA
- a CDS encoding FAD-dependent oxidoreductase; the protein is MNSKRGNRVAVVGGGLVGCVHALFLAKRGFDVTVIERRGDPRRENLYAGKSINLALSHRGLTALSKLGLDKIALSIATPMRGRMMHDETGNLTYQPYGINNEAIYSIGRIELNRVLIDAAEPMPNIRFLFNRKVNYVNVYERLIAGYDEVKKEDFSDTYDYIFGSDGAYSVVRQALMKTDRFNFSQSYLDHGYKELRIPPADGGGHRIDPNALHIWPRGKYMLIALANIDGSFTCTLFMPFSGDPGFDRIKDAQQLESFFKANFPDALDLMPNLLEDYFENPTSSLITIRCQPWNYKNNVMLIGDASHAIVPFYGQGMNSGFEDCNEFDKLLKKYNGELSEEMFAEFSASRIPNTNAIAEMAVENYLEMRDGTANPMFLLRKRIEHKMASKYPDQWIPKYSLVTFSNASYSKAQAIGRKQARIMDKIMLHSKIEEIWDSPEIENEILELVSSS